A segment of the Erythrobacter sp. F6033 genome:
TAGAATGCTGTGCCTCGACAATGTTCGGACGGCCCACAACAAAGCGTTCCGTCAGCCACGGGCGCATCGTCTTGCCAATATCTGTCATCGCGTCGAATTCGGTGACGCCGCGGTGATACAGCCAATGGTAAACCTGTTTGGAACGAAGTTTGGCTTGCTTCTCATCAAGACCCGCGTCTGTGAAAAGTTCGCGAATGCGCGATTTCGGCAGACCCATGAGGTCAATGCGGCCATCCTCGCGCGGCGTTATATTACGCGCTACGGGAACGGGATCCACCTGACCGGGGATCGACATGAGTTCGGTATCTGCCATGATTAGACGCGCATATAATGGCGCGCAGCCCATTTGACCAGTCAGCTATAGATCGGCGCAGCCTACGATTGCTGCGTCCATCGCAGTGGCGACACCTGAAAGGTCGTAGCGATCCGACACGCCGCCGCCATTGACCCGCATTGCGCTGGCCGACCGTAAGGCCGCCACGATTGCTGCATCGGTCTGAGCATCCGGCGCCCATGCATTCAGACCCTGCGCAACCAGATCGAAGTTGGTCGTATCGATCCGAACTCGCAATCTGCTGCCTTCGCGCGTTTCCCGCGAAAGTCGAAAATGCACTTGATTGCGGATGCTCCGCTTTGGCCAGGTGCCGATACTGGCGAAGGCATTGTTCGCATTGCGCCCGCGCGGTTTCGCTATGGCATAGCATCGCGGCGTCTCGGCATCGCGGAATGCAGCCCAGCTAGAATACACGCCAAGGCTATCTTTCGCGCCCAGCGGAGCGGCGAGGGCGGCAATCGCGGTGAGGCAAATCAGCTTACGCATAGTCAATCGCCATCACTTCCCATTCCTTCATCCCGCCGGGAAGCCTCACGATCCGCAAATCCCCCACTGATGCGCCTTTCAAGGCTTTTGCCATTGGTGAATGCCAGCCTATTCGACCTTCGTCGGCGTTTTGCTCATCGTCGCCAACCAATGTCACTGTCTTTCGCCCATCATCTTCGTCAGCGAGCTCGACAGTCGCTCCGAAGAACACCCTGTCCTTCGTTGGCTGATTCGCAGGGTCAACAACGCGCACGATTTTCATGCGCCGCGAAAGGTGACCGAGCTCTCTGTCAATCTCGCGCATGCGCTTTCGACCATACAGATAGTCGCCGTTTTCACTGCGATCACCATTTCCGGCGGCCCAGCTCACGATCTCGACGATCTCGGGACGCTCTTTGCCGAGCAGGTGATCGTAGCGTGCCTTTAATGCCGCCATACCCTGAGGCGTGATGGGAGGACCGGGTTTTGTCGCCATTGAGCAGCTTTACGGCAGGAACGTATCGACCGTGCGCGGCAGACCAGCTTGTTCTGGATACATATGCGAATAGCTAACCGCGTTGCCGATCACGCGCATGACATAATACCGGGTTTCAAAGTTAGCCGGGATCTTTTCGATCCATGTCACCCAATCGATTTCGCCTTTGCGCGGATCGCCATTCAGACGAAGCCATTGGTTCACTCGGCCCGGGCCAGCGTTGTACGATGCAATGGCAAGCGGGTAGGCACCGCGATAAAGATCCATACGGCGCGCAAAGTGCGCATCACCCAAGGTGATGTTGTATTTCGGATTGCCAGTGAGGTCGGCGCGAAGATACTGCACGCCAAGAATACCCGCTTCTTCACGCGCCGTGCTCGGCAAAAGCTGCATCATGCCAACCGCATTGGCGTGACTTCTGCGGAAGCGATCGAATTCGCTTTCCTGTCGGCTTATGGCGTGAACCATAGTCCAATCATTGACCCGCGGGACGGGAACAGTCGGGTAACCGACACGCTCAAAGCCGACCAAACCATTGGTGCCTGCTTCCATACCGACAACAACGGCCATTTCCTCTAAGCCGGTTTCTGCAGCGAGGTTATGAGCGAGCATCAATTCTTCGGGCGTCTTCGCCTCTTCTCCAATGGCTTCGAAAAAGCGGCGCTCTGTCCGCCAATCCCGGCGGTTTTGAGCCATATACCGAACTGCCTGGACGACTGGCTTTGCCTCAAATTCTGCCCGCGTGCTGGCGTCAATTTGAAGGGCGGGCAGTTGTGCGAATTCCGGCATTGGTTTGCCCATCGCGTTCAGCGCCAGCTGTCCGTAATAGTAATGCGGGTAAACCGCCGCCATTTCATAATATCGCGTGGCTTCGGCCTGCATCCCTGCTTGCTGCGCCGCACGTCCGGCCCAGTAAAATCCTTTGGCGCGGGTAAGCGGTGTCTGAGCAGCAGAACCATACCGTTCGAACAAAGGCGCTGCGCGCCTGCCGTCGCTAAGACGCCAGAGAGCATTTGTGCCCCCCTTCCACATCAAATCGGTATAGCGATCACGCAGACGGAACGAACCTTTTGAAATGTCCTGACCGGGCTCGAACAGATCATCAATCTTGCTCGCTATGCGAACTGTGTCACCAACGCTTGCGACTTTGGCGACGTCAAGCATCAGACCGACCATCGCTTCGCCATCGAATGCAGCAGAATTTACGGCGGGGCGGTTCGCGAGCAAGCCGATGGCTTCCGAGTTCCGCCGTTTTGAACGATAGAAATTGGCCAAGTTGTAAACATAGCCAGCATCATTGAGCGCGTCAGAAGGCACCGATATGCCTGCCTCTTGCGGTGTAGCGCCACGGATCAAAGCAAGACGCGCCATCGCCAAAGGACGATTGGCGGTGGGCACATTGATGACCTGCCTGGCGGCAGCTTCGACATTGCCCTGCCAAAGGAGAGCATCCATGCGAGCATTCTGATCATCAGCCGTAAACTGCGCGCCAAATAACCCGAGCAGATAGGCTTCTGACGGGCCGCTCATCGTTCCGTTGCGCCACGCTTCGCGAGCGACGGTGAATGCCTCGGAACGCTGCGCACCTGCTAGTGCCAATGCGTACCGCGCACGGCCGGAATTGGTCAGAGGAGGGTGCATGTCGAAAAAGCGCAGCAAGTCCGCTTGCATTGGGGCTTCGTTATCGAGCCGGTTTTCTGCCCGAACGCGCAAAATAGAGATACGCGGAAAGTCTGGGTAGCGCATCGCAAACCCGGCATAATCGGAAAAACCCATCTCACGGTTGGCTTGCAGCAATTCCCATCGCGCAAGTGCTGCGCTCATCTGACCAGGCTGCTGAGCAACAAGATTGCTGCCGCGTGCATCGCTGCTCATTTGTGCAGAAGAAGGGGTTGAGAGGGCTGCTACACTGGCGGTTGCAAGTGCGGCGAGAACGATAGGATTAGAACGCAATTTGAAGGCCATGCTGGACATAGTGCCAATCGGCTCCTTATCAGGCGCTGAACACGCATACAGGTAGCCACAATCGCCCCCTGTTTTGTAATATTATTGATTGTCACAGGAATAAAGCAATGTTTTCCGGATCAATTCCCGCTCTAGCGACTCCTTTTCGCGATGGATCGTTTGACGAAGCGGCATTTCGGCAATTGGTCGATTGGCAAATCGAGCAGGGCAGCTCTGCCTTGGTCCCTTGCGGTACCACTGGCGAGGCTTCCACACTTTCGAATGCGGAGCATCACCGCGTAATCG
Coding sequences within it:
- the greB gene encoding transcription elongation factor GreB, with the translated sequence MATKPGPPITPQGMAALKARYDHLLGKERPEIVEIVSWAAGNGDRSENGDYLYGRKRMREIDRELGHLSRRMKIVRVVDPANQPTKDRVFFGATVELADEDDGRKTVTLVGDDEQNADEGRIGWHSPMAKALKGASVGDLRIVRLPGGMKEWEVMAIDYA
- a CDS encoding lytic transglycosylase domain-containing protein, encoding MSSMAFKLRSNPIVLAALATASVAALSTPSSAQMSSDARGSNLVAQQPGQMSAALARWELLQANREMGFSDYAGFAMRYPDFPRISILRVRAENRLDNEAPMQADLLRFFDMHPPLTNSGRARYALALAGAQRSEAFTVAREAWRNGTMSGPSEAYLLGLFGAQFTADDQNARMDALLWQGNVEAAARQVINVPTANRPLAMARLALIRGATPQEAGISVPSDALNDAGYVYNLANFYRSKRRNSEAIGLLANRPAVNSAAFDGEAMVGLMLDVAKVASVGDTVRIASKIDDLFEPGQDISKGSFRLRDRYTDLMWKGGTNALWRLSDGRRAAPLFERYGSAAQTPLTRAKGFYWAGRAAQQAGMQAEATRYYEMAAVYPHYYYGQLALNAMGKPMPEFAQLPALQIDASTRAEFEAKPVVQAVRYMAQNRRDWRTERRFFEAIGEEAKTPEELMLAHNLAAETGLEEMAVVVGMEAGTNGLVGFERVGYPTVPVPRVNDWTMVHAISRQESEFDRFRRSHANAVGMMQLLPSTAREEAGILGVQYLRADLTGNPKYNITLGDAHFARRMDLYRGAYPLAIASYNAGPGRVNQWLRLNGDPRKGEIDWVTWIEKIPANFETRYYVMRVIGNAVSYSHMYPEQAGLPRTVDTFLP